The genomic window gtttcttggcaaaaaaaaagaacgagTAGATGGGCGTTatggaccactgccacgcccacaaaacgccattatgCGAAagcttataaagtgccatagctaagcactaaattacgatgtagaactgtaatttggcgcAGGGGATCGCAGTAATAAGAGGTACCTGTgggataataatttattaaaaataggtTTAATGCACATTTCTTCCAAACCCCTTAAGCTACAATACCGAATTTGATCAGGACAAATCCCTTATGCACTCCGACACTGAGAAAAGTAGATAACTCCgtccactctccatataacggtaccgttaaaaagtactaaaactgcgataaatcaaaaactaaacGCGGCAGTCATACTATTTTACTCCTGAGATAGCATTAGAGGGTTTTATAGGGGCCGGGGTAAAAATTTGACAATGGGCGTGGTACAACCCACTTTTAAGCAAAATCACATATcacaaatatcggtcaatgtgtgagctatataatttaaattcaatcctttcctgacaaagGTATATCTGTGTGTGAAAATTGATTtgcgaacttccgggtgactttatacggcatatgtatgtaggtacatatatcGACGAAATGTGAGTTATCTCTGTTTGACGCTTTGCACGTTTTGCACcgaaacttagcccttccttacttgttagtaaGACAAATGCTCTTGTATACTAAGtgtttatataatattgtatatacatatatacaccttGTATCTAATTCTGTTAgctctcatacatacatatattattatacaaaaaacacTCGTGTCCTCTGtcattttctttttcaagaATGTTTTGTTGGGTGAGGCACACATTTTTGggaatcttttgaaaaaaataaaaaataaaaaacaaaacaaatgaaacaaaaattggtGCCAAGTTTTGCGAAAAATGTATGTGGTTGAAGTTATCGCCAAACCATTGAAAATTGGCACATTCGGGTATATAGTACTGATAAGAAAGAGGATTTAAAAGGTAACGTATATCAAAAAAGGCATAACTCAATTTTCAGACCAACGACGCCGCAAAATAAGGGCTGAACTTCtacctaattttattttactgaataATAGTTATCCGATGAGTTTTACTTAGCTCTTATTCAATAAGTTGAAGATTAAGCACTTTTCTATTGAAATTAATAGCGTGAGGTAAAAGAAAAAGCTCCtcacagtttaaaattttatataaaacagtttatttattccgtttctaatttttattaatacttttcCTAAATAAATGCTGTAATGTTCAACTACATCCACTACTAGTAGATTCTACTAGTTATAGATTTTTGATACTTCACAATAGCTCAGCACAGAGTTGAAAACCGTTATAAcacaaaaacagttttttacTGGATTGAGCtgatatcgaaaaaaaatttccaaacttAAAGCTCATTTGTATAATTTCAATTCATATGGTAGTTTTTCGAGTCCAAAAGCAGATTACTATTTTATAATGAACTACTAATGAATCTAAAAAATAACCGCGACATTCGAGAAAAGTACCTTTTGTAAAGAAATCATGAATATTATGTTTGTAATATTCAGAGCCCGTCCTTGAATTACATTTTACGGAAGTGTGGATAAAGCTTCAACCCTCCAAAGACGATAtgtaacttgatttcttaagtCAGTTTTTAAACAATCTCTGACGAATTAACatacagttttattaaaatgtcaaacaaCACATCTATCGCCTGATGTTACTTTATAAACGTTGGTTTGCAGATCGGATCGTATAAAACAAGTACCCTTATACTAAGTGTTTTCGCGTATATTCGGCAAGTTAATactataacatatgtacattacgaGAGAATATCGGTAACCTATCGCAAGGAACTAATTAGCAATGGCCATTTTGTGTATAATATCTATTACTATCCAACCTTCTTATGATACGCAGAAAGGCTCTGATCTTAAACAGTTCTATTATCTATGCCCTATTCTCTATTTCTATTCTCTCTTTaaacactatttttttattttcgcacTTTTTATAAACTAATATTTAAACCGATCTTTcaattttggcaaaaatatCATTCTTACTTTTTCGAACAGGTTGCATTATGCATACTGCACACTTTTCACATGGTCCGCgaatgcttaaaattttttatatttttaaataatcgtTGGTCGCGGGGCGGAAACTGTACGATGAAGTCAATAATTTGTTACTGATTCGAAACCCCTTTAGCACGAACGCTACTATTAAAGAGGCCGCCAGTCAAGGAATCCCCGATATAGAGGATAACGGAATGCACAgacatatttatgataattgtGTTAAAACTATTCATACTGtaatttatatactatacaaactTAACCTTAGGAAAACATTTCCCctaaatttcattcattttattcACATATATTAAACGTTATACATTAGGGTGcatcaaaaaaattgaatttttaaagtttgaaaatccacctttatgaatatgtgatggctatttttgagaaacgaaaattagttggtgaaattttagtttgaatgaaaaaacgaaaattcctatgttaaatgtatgggaacctaaaaaacaaatagcgaccccttagagttaagctacagcgcccgGCTTGAggaaggattttttgtttgtcaatcactaacatttgagagGGTAGGagtggaaaaaaaaatcaaaaattttttttgaagcaccctattatacatatatagtacaagtAACCATAGAGAAGAATTTCATTACATATGTTATAAGGAACGCGAGGACCGACATCATTCCCCTTTAACAAAAAACGAGGTCCTTCTGGCCTAGAGTGGAGCGTAAGTGttctactgaactacttgctctGAGCAgagttcatcttgccgcaattgTAGTTCTTACTGGACACTGTCGAATAGGCGTTCATGCAGTAAGGCTTAAAATCTTGTCGGAAactagttgtcaaagttgtatggaggagGATGAAGTGGATCCACGAACTATCTTCTTAAATGTCTAGCCTTTAcaagactgaggttgaaacatctcagCGAGCCAAAAGAAATAACCGAAACTAATATTAGCCGTCTCATCAAATTTGTGACAGGCTGAAAGCGCTTTGTAGATCTGTAAGGGTCTTATGATTTAGACCTAACCTAATCTATCACTTGCACAGACAGGCCGAATATATAGTATGACGAACTTTAGTCATGACAGTTTGTGGAATGAATATGAATTTAACATACTGGTGGTATGTAATTTTCTATTTCACGAAAGAAAGGCAAGAAAGATGAAAACTTATGTTCTTcaatagatatgtacatacgtcCCAGTTCGAATGAAAAATCTATAAATGATGCATTTATagtttataatgaaaaaaatatctatcAAAAGATTAAAAACCTGAAGAATTAATAATTCGAATCTTATAAAAATGCATGTTGTTGCATTCttcgtttgtttgttttgctcagttttcttccattaataatatattttctgtCAAAGGCGAACCAAAGAGAACAACGTAACGAAATTGTCGTAATCCCAATTCctataatatattcatattgtataatacatatcgtcacctgaaatgcaaaataacgtatcatcaaaaaattcaaaattcagtgtcttattgattcactacttcaaattatatacttaatattagatatgtccaacattttcaggttctgtgctcagatataaaccagttttaatcaattttattcCGAGTTTCATTcttgccactgtaaatttccgaaaatgttgttacgttgttttgcttttcaggtgacgatatatactataatattgtatttattgcATAAATAATATTGCCACAACTAAGAGGGTGAGTCTTTTCCCGTTGGTTCTAGACCAAAATGTGAAGATATTAACTCACATTCTTCGGTGTTGACGATGTTTCAAGAAATACTcagtttaacaaaaattataatatgccATTTGCCAATACCTACCTACTTTCTTAACTTATCGATCTTTCACTATAATCTCTATTCACTAAGTTTTTGTGAGAAAGTATTAGTATATCCATCTCTAAATAGTTTCGTATTGTTTATTCCATACCATTATGTAGACTTAATAACAATGTAACACAAagagtgataaaataaataaagtcgaGAAATCAAAAATGTAGGACGCTTTTCATTTATAGGcacaattaattttcaaaattaaatcataGAACAATTTAAGAATGTATGAGCGGTTTATGAAAaccgtatttttgtatgtatgtacttctaaTTGCAAAGGgagatattatattatttttttaaaaactcgCAAGCTAATTCAACTGAGATAATAtcataataaaacaattaacttTAAACGGTAATAATAATTTCGTTAAAAGTGATCCCTTTGAAAtcataattatacatatgaagatatatatttatgtgcaacAAAAAACTTTAAGAATAATTAATAAGTAAGTAATACACATATCCCTGATGTTTTGCTTCTTTGTTATTCATCTTATGTTACACAGAGTTtatcgtttttcttgtttttagctTTTCTCTTTTCGGAGATCTACTGATGTTTTAACATTTCTTAGTTTTACGAAGGTCGAGACGTCTTCACAAGTTTATGACATTAACTAatgcactttttttaattagcgGTTTATCTAATACATTTATCTATAAATATCgcaagcaaaaataatttattttggtcTTGTCTGGTAGTCAAAAAAaaacgtatatatatttttaacagttAATTGATGTGGGCAAAACCCCGGTTTTAAGATGAGTTTTTCGCTGAAATATCTGTCTGGTTGTTGGCTTAGTCGTATATCAGGCCCTATTTGGTTGCTTAGACAGTCGTAGCATCGTTGAGCAATGCATTCAGCTCACGAGTGTGTTGCACCTTAGATCCTGTAGCTGCCGAAGCACTGCATGGTCTTCCAATATAgctataataacaacaaataaaagttGGATAATTGCACAATCGTATTTTGTGCAAAGGTTAAACGGGATTAAGGGAATTGTAATGGGAGTGAAGGAAATAGTAATGGGGATTAAGGAAATGGTAATGAGGATACATAAGAATGGCAGAGaggaaaaaatacaattaatgtttagtttttaaattcatgtataaaatatataataataacattgATGGTTCAtagcttaatatttttatgtcgGCATGAGAATATTGAACAACTATTCGACATAATTAATTACCTTCTTAATTAGCAAGgcacttcgattttttttgcacagCTCTAGCTGTTCTTTGAAATGTTAGGTTCCCAAGTTAACAGTACTgaacaattattttcaatttaaatcttTCAATATAGGTAAACTGATATTTGGATAGAATTGTAccaaatccaattttcaataaCATAAATACTGCAATCAGTCTTGCGAACAAATGTGTTATCCAATTTTTACACTGCGACATAAATATATAGCTTGAACTTAATAAGGAACTATACTATGACAAGTagttaaaatttcaatgaaGTAATCAACTCCAAACATGCaaaagtttatattaataaatgaatgaataaagTAACCGATTTTATATAATTGGAATGACTCCGTCATTCGAGTTTAcgatttttaagtaaaattacaCCTAAGTACGTTACATAGTGATCCTTATTCTAAATGAACGATATGTTTGGATTTGTGAGTTAAATGGCACCCCAATTGTTAAtggtttatataatataatgactTCTTAATATAGagatctaaatatttttaataacttcacaattattaaatttatgtatatgtatattctgttAATAAATTTGTCTGTCTGTTTAAATGTCTTTCGACAAAGACATTCATAAAAACATCGAATTGCCGCAGCTCATGAccacatttcatatttttgaagtgAGCAAATTATTCCCTGCTCGGCAATATTATACATTATATTGGGTTATTTATCTGTTAAAACTtcgtgatatatgtatatttatacacaaatattgcaaaaaacacagataaagcaaaaaataaaaataaaaagagacaACAGACATACAATAGTATATCACTAACAGCAAACAAATTTTGGGGGACATTCATATAACAGAAACACAAAAGCGAAACATTTGGGATGTTAATGGTTGGTTACTTGAATGCAAGGAGtacatttgtattaaaaatatatgaagtgGTTATATCACATAATTACAACAATGACAATATAATATGTACACTCAAGATAATTACTAATCGACTTTTCTTTACATAAACTTTAAAGTAACACTTGGAAATTGAATAGACCATTTTCGccaaaattttatagaaactaatttttactaatttcgcAGTCAAAATCAAAGTCGAAAGGTAAAATAATATCACaagaaatgtgaaattatgtcataaaatatttttcttttaaaccgaaagtaataaattattttatgtaagtTTAGATAGGAGGCAAAAGATTGCGGCACATATACCCACATGATCTCAACATATGCAGATGTGCACATGTTGATAGGTATTGCGTCCTTTCCTCACCTAATTTTACGTCCAAAGTTGTATTTTGGCGAAATGTCTCGGATCCCAGCGGGCTTATTGAAATTGCCTTGCATGTCACGAACTTCACGCATATCGAAATAGTCGACTGGTTTCTGATCGCCTTCGGTGGCCGCAGCCTTTTCGTTGGCGAACACTCGACTCAACCACGGTTTCGATTTCGAATCGGAATCGGGAGCAGAAGAGTCGGCACTTTGCCTTGTTGTCTGGTTAGAAGAGCTGTAAcaataatatacacacacaaaggATGGAATTTGTTGCATTCGATTTTCGGTACCTCGATTATAAAATTATTCCCCTGCGTTTTGCAGTGATCATATTTAAGTCGCCAGTAAagtatttacacaattttatacaGATAAAGTTTTAGTAGAAAAATAAGAAGTATTAGGTAGGGGAAGTCAGTTCAAAGTAAGCActgggaaaaatatttatataaaatattacagaagcacatttttaatttatacataacaaaaaaacaaagaaattgtaACTGGAACAATTATTATATGTGTGAGGAACAGAAATTCAGGAAGCCACGAAaacattcaaattattttcgtcAAAAAGTGTGACATATTCAACTTTGTTCGAAATATCAATTTActaataatttatcttttaaacgtaaaaaatgatcatgaataaatatatatctatacagtattattttctacaattttatattgaaaaattattggcTTTTAACTgctttttctaagaaaaaacTTATATAACAGAACAATACCATAGCGAGAATTATGGGATAGATTAGAGCTATTTGTATGAATgtaattagaaaattttgtgCTGAAAATGTGTGAATTTGAATGTCATATGGACGATCGGTAGAGCTTTTCCaaagttataaatattgttaaaactaaaaaagaaaaatagattGTCACAGACAATACACATTACACAGACCTGTCCCATGattctataataaaaaattctgtaaataaTGATGGCTGTAATTGAAGATTTTCTGATATACAACAGTATTTTGGAAGTAAGGAAGAAAGGGAAAGAATgtgattttgtttttcacttttctttcgAAGTCTTATCACTTATTTGATTAGGCTCGGTCTCGAAAATCAAGTTATACAGTATACTGAACCATAAAATTTTTGCTCTTTATGTTGTTAGATATCTTGTCTACGACTTGTAGCATAAGAAACCACTAATTGTAAAGCAACAAGCTAAATAGGTTAAATCTCAAatgctttttattattacaattattaattATGAGGAGCTATTTTTAAACttgcaatatttatatacatagatatacatatgtataatctcTAGTGGACTTTCgctatttattttcatttaatattaagGATGTTATATtcgatattttgttttgaaattatagACAAAGTTTCGATTTAAGACGCCGATTTGTTCATTACAGAACCATTGTTAATTGAATCATGGTGGTGTTTTGTGATTCGATTCTGATGCcttaatttgtattttcaaattaattttcttttacatttaatttcagAACAGTTAAAATATATTCGTAAGCAAAAAGTGTATGCTTAatggttgaaaataaaaaatatgatattaagTTATAACAAAAACTCACCCAACATCCTTATCGTGGTTAAGCGCGGTTAAGAATCGTGGTTGCACGTATGTCCAAGCTCCTTGGTTTTTGTGCTCTTCTTGTACCCAGAATAAATCTGCATTCTTATATATATTACTTTGTTCTTTAACTAGATCGAATGGGAAGGgtgatatctaaaaaaaaacaacagaaaataaaaactcctgatatattctaaaataaaagaaaagtgtCTGATTCTCAACCTGCTCAACACGAACAATAGCGATTTCTTTTTCCAATTTCTTGTCCTCCCGTGCCTTCAACAAGTCATAGTAAACACGTCCAGTACAGAAAAGAACTTTTCTCACACTATCTCCGTTTTCTGCGGCAGGTCCTTCGTCAGGAATTACACGCCTGAATTCGCTATTTTCTGCCATTTCCCTAAAAGGGCTTCTCGCCAAGGGATGACGTAACAAAGATTTGGGAGTCATTACAATCAAAGGCTTGCGGAAAGGCATAGCGATCTGACGACGTAAAATGTGGAAATAATTTGCAGGTGTGGAACAATTCGCTACAATCATATTTATGTCATGCAATTGACGAATAGCAAATTCTTCAGATTCGGGTGGGAAATAATCAGGATCATCAGCACACAAGCTCAAGAAACGTTCTAGACGACCGGAAGAGTGTTCTGGTCCCATACCTTCCATGCCATGTGGCAAAAGACATACCAATCCAGATTGACGAACCCATTTGGCTTGACCACTTGCGATAAATTGATCAATAATACATTGAGCTGTATTACAAAAATCACCAAACTGAGCTTCCCACAACACCAAGGCATTGGGGTTTGTCATTGAATAACCATGTTCAAAACCCAAAACTGCAAATTCGGAGAGAGAACTATTTGAAACTGAATAGGGCGCTTGATCGGGATATAGGTGCTGCAGAGGATTATAGACAGCCTTGTCCACTAATTGATGATGTAAAACGTGATGCCGATGTGAGAATGTACCACGCTCCACATCCTGACCAGACAATCTCACGTGAATACCTTCTTTAAGTAAAGATCCAAAAGCCATTGCTTCCGCTAAGGCCCAGTCGGCAATATGTTCATCAACCATCGCTTTACGTGCAGCCAGTACACGAAGTAAACCcctataattataataaaaatatttgtttataatatgtttacaaaagagtataatatgtacatttaaaatcaaaagtaCATACTTGTGGATGACAAATTCAGCAGCATTTGGTGGTGGCAAAGAAAACCGATTACCAATATGAATAAGTGTTTCCTCCTTAACGCCAGTTGGCGATACTTTTAAGGGATCTTTACCTTCGAAGAAACCAGACCACGGTGAATCGAGCCAATCTTTATACtgtgcaataattttttattaaaaacaaactaatttttaaatattattatgattttgtttTACCTTGATGTGAGTTTCTTGTTTTGCTAGTTCCAAAGACTCTTCACAAATTTTATCGTACTTCTCTGCAACGGCTTTCACTTCTTCAGGAGTAACAGTTCCTTCAGCAATGAGTTTGTTCGCATataattctaaacaagttttgtGATTTCTAATCTTCTGGTACATCAGAGGTTGCGTGAACATAGGCTCATCCACCTCATTGTGACCATTGCGACGGTAACTGACCAAATCGATAACGACATCCTTATGGAAAGTAGCACGCCATTCAGCAGCCACCCTACTAACATGCACAACAGCTTCTGGGTCATCGGCATTCACATGGAAAATTGGTGCATTAACAACGCGTGCAACGTCTGTGCAGTAAGGTGAGGAGCGTGAAAAACGGGGATCAGTTGTAAAGCCGATTTGATTATTTACTACAACATGGATGGTGCCATGTGTGGTGTAATCGGGCAGATCCGACAAGTGCATTGTTTCATAAACAACTCCTTGACCACAGAATGCTGCATCTCCGTGCAGGAGTATAGACATAACCTTCTTTCCTTCTTGATCACCACGGTAAAATTGTTCAGCACGTGTCTTACCCTGAACCACAGGGCATGATGCTTCCAAGTGAGAAGGATTAGCTACAACGGCAagtcttatatttttatttgtgacgCGATTTAAACGCTCTATATAGGTTCCCAAATGATATTTAACATCGCCAGAGCCctataataattttcttatcaATTAcatcaatttatatatttttatcgttacTTACGTCGTCGGCTGCCTCCAAACCAGCAAACTGGGTAAATATTTGGGGTAAAGGTTTACGACATACGTTAGCCAAGACATTAAGGCGTCCACGATGTGGCATACCCATAATTACTGATTCGACACCCAGCTCCGTGGAAACATCAATCACCTCTTTCATGGCCGGTATAAGCATCTCTCCACCCTCCAGACCGAAACGTTTTTCAGAAGAATATTTCTTGGCCAAAAAAGCCTCAAatctatatttaataataatttacttgtatatgtacatatatccagcgcgtcacaaacaaaataacattgcatatatgtaagtaatactCACCCTGTAGCACGAGTTAATCGAGCTAGAATAAGACGTTTCTGTTCtggtgaaaaattcataactccAGGTGTTTCAAAACGTTTTCTAATCCAATTGCACTGTTCCAAAGAGTTAATGAACATGTATTCTACACCCACTTTATTGCAATATACATTTTCCAAACGGTTAAGAATCTCACTAAATAATTGGAAAGAAATTTGTTTGACTTTCGAAATGAGATAAGGATACAGAAATTCTTACCGCAAAGGCAATGTAGTTTCATCTCCACCTATGAACGTAGTACTGGGAAGTTTGAAAGGCCGATCCATGTCTTGCTCGCCTACGATTTAATCGACGATTACGTCactcatttatttttcaaatacaaattttctacACTAACACATcaaacatttacatattattgGTGGCTTTGAAATCCGGAGATCATTTTTCACATCACATGCTCTATAGCAACATTTAGTTCAGGAAGAAATAATTGGGATGTTTGAAGGTGCAAATCTTTGTATGTAAGACAAAATTCACGACCTGCCGAACAATACTCTTACTCCAAATGAATAAGTGCAAGTTATTCAATGAGTGTGTATATTTAGCATTTTAAGGCAGTATGATGGCTTataaaatacttcaaaaactACGAtgttttaattacaataactGCGACCCATTAAAATAGATGAGTTAGTAACTAGTGTGTCATGAATATATAGCTAGAAAATTATACTTCTCATATCTATATCATACtaatatactaatttttttggcCCCAAATTAAGTCAAATGTTACCGACATACACAagcattaataaaaatatacacaatatacatacatacatacatatgtatgtatatgcatgaagTTATACACAAGCAATAATACTTAATAAAACAAACTACTATACATATacgcacacacaaatatttttaaataagataCTAATTGTGATATTAAATGACCTCAAATTCATATGGATTCGTATTCGTTTTgagcttaatatttattttttgtttcttaggCGTATCTTACTTACCGAAACTGAAATTCGCGTATATTGCTTTTGTTGAGCAGTTGTCGGGCAATTCTGCGATATTAATTTCTAGAGGATCGAGGTGAGCAATATTATGTCCTCGAATCTATTTGAAAGGTTGAAAAGTGTGTGGGGGTTTCATTGACGAAGAaacacattgaaaaaaaatttgtagccatttttacatattttaatttagataaaaaaatgtacatatgtggtagATGACAGAGAGATATTACAAATAATCACATAGAAGATattatgtatacaaaattataaaatctcaAGATAGCGTTATCGAAACTAAatccaatttaaaaataatcgaactcttttaatataaaacaagttaaaaataaaactaattttaaataatcttaAAAGGTGGatgataataatatatattaggCACATAAGCAACATGACTTTGAACTGGTGCGAATGAAATTATGTGATGTGATATGTAGCATGATACAATGGCCATAGATTAAATTATAGgtttaatatttacaaatatatgtacatatacatacatactagatTAACTACTGCTGCGTGTACaagaattatatatgtatatctctgtTCGGCTGAAAAccgattaaataaaaatgcaaaaccaATGTTCGCAAAGTATTAATACAATAAACTAACACTTCATTGAAGTAAAATTTTCTAAGTAGAAAAAACTGCCTCTCTACTTTGCTTATGCAATTATTTGCGAAAAATctagaatttaaataaaaagcgtTTAGTTCGATAAAAATATGTCAGACAGGTCGGTTGTCAATACTAATTTGGGAAGAAagatctgaaaaaaaattaactccgAATTTCAATCCGGCGACATTGAATCGTTGATgcgttaaatataattaatatctctcttcaatttcattattatctaaatctttttcaatttcatgattaaacataaagaaattaaatcagTTTAAGCAATTACCA from Bactrocera tryoni isolate S06 chromosome 5, CSIRO_BtryS06_freeze2, whole genome shotgun sequence includes these protein-coding regions:
- the LOC120777165 gene encoding 2-oxoglutarate dehydrogenase, mitochondrial isoform X4; amino-acid sequence: MHRAHTAFNLVLSPIAQRNFATWLLKDGNSKVWKNSTILATIRAYSSAPAEQFASGTSATYVEEMYNSWLRDPTSVHTSWDAYFRSNSYNAPPDFQPVQRNLVPLSSGVSALSSGGAIDSKTIEDHLAVQAIIRSYQIRGHNIAHLDPLEINIAELPDNCSTKAIYANFSFGEQDMDRPFKLPSTTFIGGDETTLPLREILNRLENVYCNKVGVEYMFINSLEQCNWIRKRFETPGVMNFSPEQKRLILARLTRATGFEAFLAKKYSSEKRFGLEGGEMLIPAMKEVIDVSTELGVESVIMGMPHRGRLNVLANVCRKPLPQIFTQFAGLEAADDGSGDVKYHLGTYIERLNRVTNKNIRLAVVANPSHLEASCPVVQGKTRAEQFYRGDQEGKKVMSILLHGDAAFCGQGVVYETMHLSDLPDYTTHGTIHVVVNNQIGFTTDPRFSRSSPYCTDVARVVNAPIFHVNADDPEAVVHVSRVAAEWRATFHKDVVIDLVSYRRNGHNEVDEPMFTQPLMYQKIRNHKTCLELYANKLIAEGTVTPEEVKAVAEKYDKICEESLELAKQETHIKYKDWLDSPWSGFFEGKDPLKVSPTGVKEETLIHIGNRFSLPPPNAAEFVIHKGLLRVLAARKAMVDEHIADWALAEAMAFGSLLKEGIHVRLSGQDVERGTFSHRHHVLHHQLVDKAVYNPLQHLYPDQAPYSVSNSSLSEFAVLGFEHGYSMTNPNALVLWEAQFGDFCNTAQCIIDQFIASGQAKWVRQSGLVCLLPHGMEGMGPEHSSGRLERFLSLCADDPDYFPPESEEFAIRQLHDINMIVANCSTPANYFHILRRQIAMPFRKPLIVMTPKSLLRHPLARSPFREMAENSEFRRVIPDEGPAAENGDSVRKVLFCTGRVYYDLLKAREDKKLEKEIAIVRVEQISPFPFDLVKEQSNIYKNADLFWVQEEHKNQGAWTYVQPRFLTALNHDKDVGYIGRPCSASAATGSKVQHTRELNALLNDATTV
- the LOC120777165 gene encoding 2-oxoglutarate dehydrogenase-like, mitochondrial isoform X2, with product MHRAHTAFNLVLSPIAQRNFATWLLKDGNSKVWKNSTILATIRAYSSAPAEQFASGTSATYVEEMYNSWLRDPTSVHTSWDAYFRSNSYNAPPDFQPVQRNLVPLSSGVSALSSGGAIDSKTIEDHLAVQAIIRSYQIRGHNIAHLDPLEINIAELPDNCSTKAIYANFSFGEQDMDRPFKLPSTTFIGGDETTLPLREILNRLENVYCNKVGVEYMFINSLEQCNWIRKRFETPGVMNFSPEQKRLILARLTRATGFEAFLAKKYSSEKRFGLEGGEMLIPAMKEVIDVSTELGVESVIMGMPHRGRLNVLANVCRKPLPQIFTQFAGLEAADDGSGDVKYHLGTYIERLNRVTNKNIRLAVVANPSHLEASCPVVQGKTRAEQFYRGDQEGKKVMSILLHGDAAFCGQGVVYETMHLSDLPDYTTHGTIHVVVNNQIGFTTDPRFSRSSPYCTDVARVVNAPIFHVNADDPEAVVHVSRVAAEWRATFHKDVVIDLVSYRRNGHNEVDEPMFTQPLMYQKIRNHKTCLELYANKLIAEGTVTPEEVKAVAEKYDKICEESLELAKQETHIKYKDWLDSPWSGFFEGKDPLKVSPTGVKEETLIHIGNRFSLPPPNAAEFVIHKGLLRVLAARKAMVDEHIADWALAEAMAFGSLLKEGIHVRLSGQDVERGTFSHRHHVLHHQLVDKAVYNPLQHLYPDQAPYSVSNSSLSEFAVLGFEHGYSMTNPNALVLWEAQFGDFCNTAQCIIDQFIASGQAKWVRQSGLVCLLPHGMEGMGPEHSSGRLERFLSLCADDPDYFPPESEEFAIRQLHDINMIVANCSTPANYFHILRRQIAMPFRKPLIVMTPKSLLRHPLARSPFREMAENSEFRRVIPDEGPAAENGDSVRKVLFCTGRVYYDLLKAREDKKLEKEIAIVRVEQISPFPFDLVKEQSNIYKNADLFWVQEEHKNQGAWTYVQPRFLTALNHDKDVGSSNQTTRQSADSSAPDSDSKSKPWLSRVFANEKAAATEGDQKPVDYFDMREVRDMQGNFNKPAGIRDISPKYNFGRKISYIGRPCSASAATGSKVQHTRELNALLNDATTV